One segment of Salvia splendens isolate huo1 chromosome 20, SspV2, whole genome shotgun sequence DNA contains the following:
- the LOC121780586 gene encoding protein COFACTOR ASSEMBLY OF COMPLEX C SUBUNIT B CCB1, chloroplastic-like, with translation MATKLLISPLSHRCTISTQDQQHIHSWPGSVRVPTKQRSLAVQLSTSVGDTLLSSSDFVEHLPQHTQSLFLLAESTGYSLASYYTSLGLFVISVPGLWSLIKRSVKSKVVKKTLVGEGEGKKAPNQVAGEILSFFTRNNFVVSDRGETIVFEGVMVPSRGQAALLTFCTCISLASVALVLTITYPDIGNNWFWLTILSPLAGVYYWTKASRKEQIQVKVLVGDDENLSEIIVQGDDQQVEQMRKELQLSEKGMVYVKGLFER, from the exons ATGGCAACGAAGCTACTTATATCTCCTCTCTCTCATCGTTGCACAATTTCAACCCAAGACCAACAGCACATTCACTCATGGCCTGGAAGTGTCCGAGTGCCAACAAAGCAGAGGAGCCTTGCAGTTCAACTATCTACCTCTGTGGGCGATACTTTGTTGTCGTCTTCAGATTTTGTGGAGCATCTACCTCAGCATACACAGTCTCTCTTTCTGCTTGCAGAAAGTACTGGCTACTCACTGGCTAGTTATTATACTTCTCTGGGTCTCTTTGTCATCTCCGTTCCCGGTCTTTGGTCCCTCATCAAACGTTCAGTAAAATCCAAG GTTGTCAAGAAGACACTCGTAGGAGAAGGGGAGGGAAAGAAGGCACCTAATCAGGTTGCAGGAGAAATACTATCATTCTTTACTCGCAACAATTTTGTAGTGTCAGATAGAGGAGAGACAATTGT ATTCGAAGGGGTGATGGTGCCAAGTCGAGGTCAAGCAGCATTGCTCACTTTCTGTACATGTATAAGTCTTGCCAGTGTAGCACTTGTTCTCACAATAACTTATCCAGACATCGGAAACAACTGGTTCTGGCTAACCATATTGAGTCCATTAGC GGGAGTTTATTATTGGACGAAAGCGTCTAGGAAGGAGCAGATCCAGGTTAAAGTATTGGTGGGCGATGACGAGAACCTATCGGAGATCATCGTCCAAGGCGACGATCAGCAAGTGGAGCAGATGAGAAAGGAGCTTCAGCTGAGTGAGAAGGGTATGGTGTATGTGAAGGGCCTCTTTGAAAGATaa
- the LOC121782363 gene encoding protease Do-like 7, with product MESLGSETALAGMEESMKEDLSMEIDPPFKQSLATAEDWRKALNKVVPAVVVLRTTSCRAFDTESAGASYATGFVVDKSRGIILTNRHVVKPGPVVAEAMFVNREEIPVYPIYRDPVHDFGFFRYDPSAIQFLSYDEIPLAPEAASVGLEIRVVGNDSGEKVSILAGTLARLDRDAPHYKKDGYNDFNTFYMQAASGTKGGSSGSPVIDWQGRAVALNAGSKTSSASAFFLPLERVVRALGFLQSGRESIGNTWEAVTIPRGTLQATFIHKGFDETRRLGLGSETEQLVRLASPAGETGMLVVDSVVPGGPAHKHLEPGDVLIRLNGEVSTQFLKMETLLDDNVNNKIELQIERGGKPLTVDLKVQDLHSVTPDYFLEVSGAIIHPLSYQQARNFRFQCGLVYVAEQGYMLFRAGVPRHAIIKKFAGEDIARLDDFIFVLSKLSRGARVPLEYISHTDRHRRKSVLVTVDRQEWYAPPHIYTRNDSTGLWAVKPMLPLDSSLVSRVNFTEQALANNRVSSCSAEVTLVEHAHQCVGQAPMNGVVSMESSCEQIDDGPHSVDESDAGTKKRRVQDDSTDGVLSPECTLDESREVRLEETGPETETVPRDFQVAGAAAATNASVAERAIEPTLVMMEVHVPSSCMLDGVHSQHFFGTGLIIYHSKTMGLVAVDKNTAAVSVSDVMLSFAAYPIEIPGEVVFLHPVHNFAIVAYDPSALGPGASVVRAAELLPEPALRRGDSVCLVGLSRSLQATSRKSFVTNPSAALNIGSADCPRYRATNMEVIELDTDFGSTFSGVLTDDFGRVQAIWGSFSTQLKYLCNSSEDHQIVRGIPIYTICQTLDKIISGAKEHARLINGVKRPMPLIKLLEVELYPTLLSKARSFGLSDSWIQALVKKDPIRHQVLRVKGCLAGSKAENLLEQGDMVLAINKEPVTCFRDIEDACQELDRCSDNDGKLNITIFRQGREIDLLVGTDVRDGNGTTRVINWCGCIIQEPHSAVRALGYLPEEGHGVYVARWCHGSPVHRYGLYALQWIVEINGKPTPDLDAFVAVTKEIEHGEFVRVRTVHLNGRPRVLTLKQDLHYWPTWELSFDPETAMWRRTTIKTVDCSKGI from the exons ATGGAGAGTTTGGGATCGGAGACGGCGTTGGCGGGGATGGAGGAGAGCATGAAGGAGGATCTCTCCATGGAGATTGATCCGCCCTTCAAGCAGAGCCTCGCCACCGCGGAGGACTGGCGGAAGGCACTCAACAAGGTGGTCCCCGCCGTCGTCGTCCTCCGCACCACCTCCTGCCGCGCATTCGACACCGAGTCCGCCGGCGCGTCGTACGCCACCGGCTTCGTCGTCGACAAGTCCCGCGGAATCATTCTCACGAACCGCCACGTTGTCAAGCCAG GTCCCGTTGTGGCGGAAGCTATGTTTGTGAACCGCGAAGAGATTCCGGTGTATCCGATATATCGAGACCCT GTTCATGATTTTGGGTTCTTCCGTTATGACCCTTCTGCTATACAATTCCTTAGCTATGATGAGATCCCTCTTGCTCCTGAGGCTGCAAGTGTGGGGCTTGAAATTCGAGTGGTCGGAAATGATAGTGGTGAAAAG GTCTCTATTTTGGCAGGAACTCTTGCTCGCTTGGATAGAGATGCTCCACACTATAAAAA GGATGGTTACAACGACTTCAATACATTCTACATGCAG GCAGCTTCTGGGACGAAAGGTGGTTCAAGTGGCTCTCCCGTAATTGACTGGCAAGGTAGAGCAGTTGCCTTGAATGCTGGGAGCAAGACATCCAGTGCTTCAGCATTTTTCTTACCTTTGGAAAGA GTTGTGAGAGCCTTAGGATTCTTGCAGAGTGGAAGAGAATCCATTGGCAACACATGGGAGGCTGTCACAATTCCCCGTGGTACGCTTCAG GCTACATTTATTCACAAAGGATTCGATGAGACACGTAGACTTGGCCTCGGAAGTGAAACAGAACAG TTAGTGCGGCTTGCTTCTCCAGCTGGGGAAACTGGAATGCTTGTGGTCGACTCGGTG GTGCCAGGTGGTCCAGCCCATAAGCATTTGGAGCCAGGTGATGTGCTGATTCGATTGAATGGGGAG GTGAGTACCCAGTTTCTGAAGATGGAGACCTTGCTTGATGATAATGTCAACAATAAAATTGAACTCCAGATTGAAAGGGGTGGCAAACCATTGACTGTAGACTTGAAG GTTCAGGATTTGCACTCGGTCACGCCTGACTACTTTCTTGAAGTGAGTGGTGCAATCATACACCCTCTATCTTATCAACAG GCCAGGAACTTCCGTTTCCAGTGTGGTCTTGTATATGTTGCTGAACAAgg GTACATGCTATTCAGAGCTGGAGTTCCACGCCATGCTATTATTAAGAAGTTTGCTGGTGAAGACATAGCAAGACTTGATGACTTCATTTTTGTGCTATCTAAGTTGTCAAGGGGTGCAAGAGTACCATTGGAGTATATCAGTCATACTGATCGTCATCGAAGAAAG TCCGTCCTGGTCACGGTTGATCGCCAAGAATGGTATGCCCCTCCTCATATATACACTCGCAACGACAGTACTGGTTTGTGGGCCGTGAAGCCAATGTTACCATTAGACTCTTCACTGGTTTCACGGGTTAATTTCACCGAACAAGCTCTAGCAAACAATAGGGTTTCATCTTGCTCTGCTGAGGTTACTCTGGTGGAACATGCACATCAATGCGTTGGACAAGCACCAATGAATGGTGTGGTTAGTATGGAATCTAGTTGTGAACAAATTGATGATGGACCACATTCTGTGGATGAATCTGATGCTGGAACCAAAAAAAGGAGGGTGCAGGATGATTCTACAGATGGCGTTTTATCACCTGAATGCACTTTGGATGAATCTCGTGAAGTAAGATTGGAGGAGACTGGACCAGAAACTGAGACAGTCCCGAGAGATTTTCAAGTTGCAGGAGCTGCAGCAGCAACCAATGCTTCAGTAGCTGAGCGAGCGATTGAGCCCACCCTAGTGATGATGGAG GTTCACGTGCCATCATCTTGTATGCTTGATGGTGTGCACTCGCAGCATTTCTTCGGAACTGGTCTTATCATATATCATTCTAAAACCATGGGATTAGTTGCCGTTGACAAAAACACTGCTGCAGTGTCCGTATCTGATGTCATGCTGTCTTTTGCTGCTTATCCAATTGAAATTCCTGGCGAG GTTGTTTTTCTTCATCCCGTGCACAATTTCGCAATTGTTGCATATGACCCTTCCGCTCTTGGTCCTGGTGCTTCAGTAGTTCGAGCCGCTGAACTTCTTCCTG AACCTGCACTACGTCGTGGAGATTCTGTGTGTCTTGTAGGCTTAAGTAGGAGTCTGCAGGCAACTTCTCGGAAATCTTTTGTCACCAATCCTTCTGCTGCTCTGAATATTGGCTCAGCTGACTGTCCAAGGTATAGGGCAACCAACATGGAAGTAATTGAGCTCGATACAG ATTTTGGAAGCACATTTTCTGGTGTTCTTACCGACGATTTTGGAAGGGTTCAAGCTATTTGGGGAAGCTTTTCAACACAG CTCAAATATCTTTGTAATTCATCTGAAGACCATCAAATTGTTCGAGGCATTCCGATTTATACAATATGTCAGACACTCGACAAAATAATATCTGGTGCCAAGGAGCATGCTCGTCTCATAAATGGAGTTAAGAGGCCCATGCCACTTATTAAATTACTGGAGGTTGAGCTTTATCCCACTTTGCTCTCCAAAGCCCGTAGTTTTGGCCTGAGTGACTCTTGGATACAG GCCCTGGTGAAGAAAGACCCCATTAGACATCAAGTTTTGAGGGTTAAAGGTTGCTTAGCAGGATCTAAAGCTGAAAATCTACTAGAACAAGGTGACATGGTTTTGGCAATCAATAAAGAACCAGTTACATGTTTCCGAGACATTGAAGATGCTTGCCAAGAACTAGACCGGTGTAGTGACAATGATGGGAAGCTCAATATAACAATATTTCGTCAG GGTCGTGAAATTGATTTACTGGTGGGGACAGATGTGAGGGATGGAAATGGAACCACACGTGTCATAAATTGGTGTGGGTGTATAATCCAGGAACCCCATTCGGCTGTACGTGCCCTTGGATATCTGCCTGAAGAAGGTCATGGCGTGTATGTGGCAAG GTGGTGTCATGGAAGTCCTGTTCATCGATATGGTTTATATGCTCTTCAGTGGATTGTAGAAATAAATGGGAAGCCAACTCCCGATTTAGATGCATTTGTTGCCGTGACAAAG GAAATCGAGCATGGGGAGTTTGTTCGTGTAAGAACAGTTCACTTGAATGGAAGGCCAAGGGTACTTACACTGAAGCAGGATTTGCACTACTGGCCCACATGGGAGCTGAGTTTCGACCCCGAAACTGCAATGTGGCGTCGAACGACGATCAAAACGGTCGACTGCAGCAAGGGAATATGA
- the LOC121782659 gene encoding ELL-associated factor 2-like, with the protein MAGMNNSSEPSNAPQADRWYNLTLGSSFSNHNPSKFCTFRYEFKPASIDKNQRGTLHKSKDNKVAVEFQNIQPGKPKVTFEGTSEDCKDNDAVLFFDGESFRLERLHRAVKRLRHNRMMGESAGPGPGVPSVGMADPSSPPIVKVIKHQPLDKDPYPALPVEVERIEIGDYKISDAKPRADKTAEIPAVQPNSSNPSPELQIDDQEEEDDLDIMNDDDDDGNPPPHGGTVEVKELDFDINIPHQTDTDEEIGDIDIDVSDNEAGKGPNAENAQARDGQTSSSSSSSGSESSSSGSGSRSSSSSDSDSSDADSVTSI; encoded by the exons atgGCTGGGATGAACAATTCGAGTGAACCAAGCAATGCACCCCAAGCTGATCGATGGTACAACCTGACTCTAGGCTCCTCCTTCAGCAATCACAATCCCTCGAAATTCTGCACTTTTCGCT ATGAGTTCAAGCCAGCATCAATTGATAAGAATCAGCGAGGCACCCTGCACAAGAGCAAGGATAATAAGGTCGCCGTGGAGTTCCAGAATATACAACCTGGGAAGCCTAAGGTAACCTTTGAGGGCACTAGTGAGGATTGCAAGGACAACGATGCTGTTCTTTTCTTTGATGGCGAGTCTTTTCGGTTGGAGCGATTGCACCGTGCTGTCAAGCGATTGAGGCATAATCGGATGATGGGTGAATCTGCAGGGCCAGGACCAGGGGTTCCATCAGTTGGAATGGCAGATCCAAGTTCGCCACCAATTGTGAAAGTGATTAAGCATCAGCCTTTGGACAAGGACCCATATCCTGCTCTGCCT GTTGAAGTTGAACGAATTGAGATTGGAGACTACAAAATCTCGG ATGCAAAGCCTAGAGCGGACAAGACTGCTGAAATCCCCGCCGTGCAGCCAAACTCATCAAACCCGTCGCCAGAGTTGCAGATTGAcgaccaagaggaagaagatgatcTGGATATAATGaatgatgatgacgatgatggCAATCCACCACCTCATGGAGGGACAGTCGAAGTAAAAGAgcttgacttcgacatcaacaTACCACATCAAACTGACACAGATGAGGAGATTGGTGATATTGACATTGATGTTAGCGACAATGAAGCTGGTAAGGGACCAAATGCTGAAAATGCACAAGCAAGAGATGGCCAGACTTCAAGCTCGAGCAGCAGCAGCGGGAGTGAGAGTAGCAGCAGTGGAAGCGGAAGCAGGAGTAGCAGCAGCAGCGACAGTGATAGCAGCGATGCGGATTCTGTTACCTCCATCTGA
- the LOC121780587 gene encoding uncharacterized protein LOC121780587: MAAHMLCTSYSSLSIHGDNKSPLPSPHNLVENVSRYPSRRAAGKLSVQCSKNQPQILRTCKHCKIQFDPLQNHPRACRFHSAHFGGETKRKFESVYKGGTMHTPDSGKVYQYWHCCGSEDPFDPGCTAAPHSSYDD, translated from the exons ATGGCTGCCCATATGTTATGCACCAGCTACTCATCCTTGTCGATCCATGGCGATAACAAATCTCCGCTGCCATCACCACACAACCTTGTAGAAAATGTTAGTCGGTATCCTTCACGGCGCGCCGCCGGGAAATTATCGGTGCAGTGCTCGAAAAATCAGCCCCAGATTTTGAGGACTTGCAAGCACTGCAAAATCCAGTTCGATCCTCTGCAAAACCATCCCCGCGCTTGTCGTTTTCATTCCGCTCATTTCGGAG GAGAAACCAAGAGAAAGTTTGAGAGTGTATACAAGGGTGGCACCATGCATACCCCTGATTCAGGAAAGGTTTACCAATATTGGCACTGCTGTGGCTCTGAAGATCCCTTTGATCCCGGATGCACTGCGGCACCTCACTCTTCATATGACGACTGA
- the LOC121782918 gene encoding O-fucosyltransferase 38-like, producing MVNRRGRRHLPLSRHRKSSFFSITLYVILIFSLSIFTFLLYSSDVLQEDNKVPLLRVEKPKINKLLDDQLWKTPSGLGLRQCVKRTSRYRATPVSDHYITVKSNGGLNQMRTGIADMVAVARIMNATLVIPQLDKSSFWQDSSTFSNIFDEAHFIKSLENDVRIVNKLPKELESLPRARKHFTSWGGLGYYEEMTTLWKEYQIIHVAKSDSRLANNDLPLDIQRLRCRALYHALRFSPSIESLGKKLVERLRSRAQRYIALHLRYEKDMLSFTGCTYGLTAAESEELRTMREKTSHWKVKNINPTEQRDAGLCPLTPKEVGIFLKALGYPPSTLIYIAAGEIYGGDSHLSELTSRFPNIVSKEMLATTKELKDFSNHASQTAALDYIISIESDIFVPSHSGNMARAVEGHRRFLGHRKTITPDRKSLVQLFDQMEGGQLEESSLSLPVMQLHRQRFGGPRRRGSSHSGIKGRVRLRLEESFYQNPYPECICKS from the exons ATGGTTAATCGGCGAGGGCGTCGTCACCTTCCCTTATCCAGACACAGAAAATCCTCCTTTTTCTCAATCACTTTGTACGTGATCCTCATTTTTTCACTCTCAATCTTCACTTTCCTGCTCTACAGCAGCGACGTGTTGCAAGAAGACAATAAGGTGCCGCTTCTGAGAGTTGAGAAGCCCAAAATCAACAAG TTATTAGACGATCAACTTTGGAAAACTCCTTCTGGTCTTGGTTTGCGGCAGTGTGTCAAGCGAACAAGTAGATATAGAG CTACTCCAGTCTCAGATCACTACATAACTGTAAAAAGTAATGGAGGACTAAATCAAATGCGCACTGGG ATAGCTGATATGGTGGCTGTGGCACGCATTATGAATGCTACACTAGTGATTCCTCAACTTGACAAGAGTTCATTCTGGCAGGATAGCAG TACATTCTCTAATATATTCGACGAAGCCCATTTCATCAAATCCTTGGAAAATGATGTGAGGATTGTGAACAAGCTTCCTAAAGAATTAGAATCTCTACCTCGTGCTAGGAAACACTTCACCTCATGGGGTGGTTTGGGCTACTATGAAGAAATGACTACATTATGGAAGGAATATCAG ATAATTCATGTTGCAAAATCAGATTCTAGACTTGCAAACAATGATCTGCCCCTTGACATTCAGAGATTGAGATGCCGTGCTTTGTATCACGCTCTTCGTTTTTCTCCATCTATTGAAAGTCTAGGAAAG AAGCTCGTGGAGAGGCTGCGATCACGTGCTCAAAGATACATTGCCCTTCATCTGAGATATGAGAAAGATATGTTGTCTTTTACTGGATGTACTTATGGTCTTACTGCTGCAGAATCAGAGGAGCTCCGAACAATGAG AGAGAAAACAAGTCACTGGAAAGTGAAGAACATTAACCCCACAGAACAGAGAGATGCTGGTCTCTGCCCTTTAACTCCGAAGGAGGTCGGGATATTTCTTAAAGCTCTTGGCTATCCACCATCTACCTTAATATATATTGCTGCTGGAGAAATATATGGTGGTGACTCGCACCTTTCGGAGCTCACTTCCCGGTTTCCTAACATTGTTTCCAAA GAAATGCTCGCAACCACAAAAGAACTGAAAGATTTTTCCAATCATGCATCACAAACTGCTGCCCTAGATTACATAATCTCCATAGAAAGTGACATTTTCGTCCCTTCCCACTCGGGTAACATGGCAAGAGCTGTAGAAGGCCATCGCCGATTCTTAGGACATCGCAAAACAATCACTCCGGACAG GAAAAGCCTAGTTCAATTGTTTGATCAAATGGAGGGTGGGCAGCTTGAAGAGTCGTCTCTATCGCTCCCTGTGATGCAATTGCATAGACAAAG GTTCGGTGGACCTCGGAGGAGAGGAAGCAGCCATTCTGGAATCAAGGGCAGAGTACGACTGCGGCTGGAGGAATCCTTTTACCAAAATCCATATCCAGAATGCATATGCAAATCATAA